One genomic region from Kwoniella dejecticola CBS 10117 chromosome 1, complete sequence encodes:
- a CDS encoding transaldolase yields MTNALDALKATGTVVVSDTGDFGSIDAFKPQDATTNPSLILAATKLEKYAKLIDPAVEYGKKKGGDLDTQAENALDRLLVEFGSEILKIIPGRVSTEVDAKFSFDTQATINKAHQIIALYKEQGISSDRVLIKIASTYEGIQAAKKLEEEGIHCNLTLLFGFGQAVACAEAGVTLISPFVGRILDWYKKANPDTTYNSETDPGVKSVQKIFNYYKQHGYKTIVMGASFRNVGEITALAGCDYLTIAPKLLEELAKSNDAVPKKLDAKDASAAPIDKVSYLNDELKFKWALFEDQMAFEKLHEGIRGFAKDGQTLKDLLKAKLQ; encoded by the exons ATGACCAACGCTCTTGACGCCCTCAAAGC CACCGGAACCGTCGTCGTATCTGACACTGGAGATTTCGGATCTATCGACGCTTTCAAGCCCCAAGATGCTACTACCAACCCTTCCCTCAT TCTCGCCGCTACCAAGCTCGAGAAATACGCCAAGCTCATCGACCCAGCTGTAGAATAcggtaagaagaagggagg TGACCTCGACACCCAAGCCGAGAACGCTCTTGACCGACTCCTCGTCGAATTCGGTTCAGAGATCCTCAAGATCATTCCCGGTCGAGTCTCCACCGAAGTCGACGCCAAATTCTCCTTCGACACCC AAGCCACCATCAACAAGGCTCACCAAATCATCGCTCTTTACAAGGAGCAAGGTATCAGCTCTGACCGAGTCCTGATCAAAATTGCCTCCACTTACGAAGGTATCCAAGCCGCTAAGAagctcgaggaagaaggtatccA CTGTAACCTTACCCTTCTTTTCGGTTTCGGTCAAGCCGTCGCCTGTGCCGAAGCTGGTGTCACCCTTATCTCACCTTTCGTTGGCCGA ATCCTCGATTGGTACAAGAAGGCTAACCCCGACACCACCTACAACTCCGAAACCGACCCCGGAGTCAAATCCGTACAAAAGatcttcaa CTACTACAAGCAACACGGATACAAGACCATCGTCATGGGTGCTTCCTTCCGAAACGTCGGTGAAATCACCGCTCTCGCCGGTTGTGATTACTTGACCATCGCCCCTAAACTCTTGGAAGAATTGGCCAAATCCAA CGATGCGGTCCCCAAGAAACTTGATGCCAAGGACGCCTCTGCCGCCCCTATCGACAAAGTCTCTTACCTCAACGACGAGCTCAAGTTCAAGTGGGCTCTCTTCGAGGACCAAATGGCCTTCGAGAAGCTCCACGAAGGTATCAGAGGGTTCGCCAAGGACGGACAAACTCTCAAGGATCTCCTTAAGGCCAAACTCCAATAA